In Panulirus ornatus isolate Po-2019 chromosome 30, ASM3632096v1, whole genome shotgun sequence, a single genomic region encodes these proteins:
- the LOC139758457 gene encoding uncharacterized protein → MAAKVLLLAALVAAALARPDSTPAYGAPAHPTPSYSAPAHPTPSYSAPAHPRPSYNAPAPGYSAPTYPDGPAQYDFNYAVKDDYSGNDFGHQETRDGYDTRGSYYVLLPDGRLQRVNYYVNGDSGYVAEVSYEGEAQYSAYQPAPAPSYGPAPAPSYGPAPAPSYGPTPTPSYGPAPTPSYQPTPSYQPTPAPSYA, encoded by the exons atggCAGCTAAG GTCCTGCTACTGGCCGCTCTTGTGGCCGCCGCCCTCGCCCGCCCCGACTCTACCCCAGCATACGGCGCCCCCGCCCACCCAACACCCTCCTACAGCGCCCCCGCCCACCCAACACCCTCCTACAGCGCCCCCGCCCACCCCAGACCGTCGTACAACGCCCCCGCCCCCGGCTACTCTGCTCCTACCTACCCCGAC GGTCCTGCCCAGTACGACTTCAACTACGCCGTCAAGGACGACTACTCCGGCAACGACTTCGGTCACCAGGAGACCCGTGATGGCTACGACACCCGGGGCTCCTACTACGTGCTGCTCCCCGATGGTCGTCTGCAGCGGGTCAACTATTACGTGAACGGCGACTCCGGCTACGTAGCGGAGGTCAGCTACGAGGGCGAGGCTCAGTACTCCGCCTACCAGCCCGCCCCAGCACCCTCCTACGGACCTGCCCCAGCTCCTTCCTACGGACCTGCCCCAGCTCCTTCTTACGGACCTACCCCAACGCCCTCCTACGGGCCCGCCCCAACGCCCTCCTACCAGCCTACCCCATCCTACCAACCAACCCCTGCTCCTTCCTATGCATAG
- the LOC139758456 gene encoding uncharacterized protein isoform X1 has protein sequence MAAKVLLLAALVAAALARPDSTPAYGAPAHPTPSYSAPAHPTPSYSAPAHPTPSYSAPARPRPSYNAPAPGYSAPTYAEQGPAQYNSQYAVKDDYSGNDFGHQETRDGYDTQGSYYVQLPDGRLQRVNYYVNGDSGYVAEVSYEGEAQYPSYQPAPGPSYGHAPAPSYGHAPAPSYGHAPAPSYGHAPAPSYGHAPAPSYGPAPGPSYQTTPSYA, from the exons atggCAGCTAAG GTCCTGCTACTGGCCGCCCTTGTGGCCGCCGCCCTCGCCCGCCCCGACTCTACCCCAGCATACGGCGCCCCCGCCCACCCAACACCCTCCTACAGCGCCCCCGCCCACCCAACACCCTCCTACAGCGCCCCCGCCCACCCAACACCCTCCTACAGCGCCCCCGCCCGCCCCAGACCGTCCTACAACGCCCCCGCCCCCGGCTACTCTGCTCCTACTTACGCTGAACAG GGTCCTGCGCAGTACAACTCACAGTACGCAGTCAAGGACGACTATTCCGGCAACGACTTCGGCCACCAGGAGACCCGTGATGGCTACGACACCCAGGGCTCCTACTACGTCCAGCTCCCCGACGGTCGTCTGCAGCGGGTGAACTACTACGTGAACGGCGACTCCGGCTACGTAGCGGAGGTCAGCTACGAGGGCGAGGCTCAGTACCCCTCCTACCAGCCCGCCCCAGGACCTTCTTACGGCCACGCCCCAGCACCCTCCTACGGCCACGCCCCAGCACCCTCCTACGGCCACGCCCCAGCACCCTCCTACGGCCACGCCCCAGCACCCTCCTACGGCCACGCCCCAGCACCCTCCTACGGGCCCGCCCCAGGACCCTCCTACCAGACTACCCCATCCTATGCATAA
- the LOC139758456 gene encoding uncharacterized protein isoform X2, producing MAAKVLLLAALVAAALARPDSTPAYGAPAHPTPSYSAPAHPTPSYSAPAHPTPSYSAPARPRPSYNAPAPGYSAPTYAEQGPAQYDFNYAVKDDYSGNDFGHQETRDGYDTKGTYYVRLPDGRLQKVDYYVNGDSGYVAEVTYEGEAQYPSYQPSPAPSYGHAPAPSYGPAPAPSYGPAPATSYRPLHAPSYQPTPSYQPTPAPSYA from the exons atggCAGCTAAG GTCCTGCTACTGGCCGCCCTTGTGGCCGCCGCCCTCGCCCGCCCCGACTCTACCCCAGCATACGGCGCCCCCGCCCACCCAACACCCTCCTACAGCGCCCCCGCCCACCCAACACCCTCCTACAGCGCCCCCGCCCACCCAACACCCTCCTACAGCGCCCCCGCCCGCCCCAGACCGTCCTACAACGCCCCCGCCCCCGGCTACTCTGCTCCTACTTACGCTGAACAG GGTCCTGCCCAGTACGACTTCAACTACGCCGTCAAGGACGACTACTCCGGTAACGACTTCGGTCACCAGGAGACCCGTGATGGCTACGACACCAAAGGCACCTACTACGTCCGGCTCcccgacggtcgtctgcagaAGGTGGACTACTACGTGAACGGCGACTCCGGCTACGTAGCTGAGGTCACCTACGAGGGCGAGGCTCAGTACCCCTCCTACCAGccctccccagcaccctcctACGGCCACGCCCCAGCACCCTCCTACGGGCCTGCCCCAGCACCCTCCTACGGGCCTGCCCCAGCAACCTCCTACAGGCCCCTCCATGCACCCTCCTACCAGCCTACCCCATCCTACCAACCAACCCCTGCTCCCTCCTACGCCTAA
- the LOC139758455 gene encoding uncharacterized protein, whose amino-acid sequence MAAKVLLLAALVAAALARPDSTPAYGAPAHPTPSYGAPAHQTPTYSAPAHPTPSYGAPAHSSPSYSAPAHPTPSYSAPAHPTPSYNAPAHPTPSYSAPADPTPSYSAPGRPKPSYNAPAPGYSAPTYPDTPPQYNSQYVVKDYSGNDFGHDETRDGYDTQGSYYVQLPDGRLQRVTYYVNGDSGYVAEVSYEGEAQYPAYQPAPAPSYGHAPGPSYKPAPAPSYKPVPAPSYKTTPTPSYKPAPAPSYKPAPAPSYKPAPTPSYKPAPAPSYKPAPAPSYKPAPTPSYKPAPAPSYKPAPASSYKPAPAPSYKPAPAPSYKPAPAPSYKPAPAPSYQPAPAPSYKPAPAPTYKPAPTPSYKPAPAPTYKPAPAPSYGSSSLSYHDDPTPIYRPAQPSYA is encoded by the exons atggCAGCTAAG GTCCTGCTACTGGCCGCCCTTGTGGCCGCCGCCCTCGCCCGCCCCGACTCTACCCCAGCATACGGCGCCCCCGCCCACCCAACACCTTCCTATGGCGCCCCCGCCCACCAAACACCCACCTACAGCGCCCCCGCCCACCCAACACCTTCCTACGGCGCCCCCGCTCACTCTTCACCATCCTACAGCGCCCCCGCCCACCCAACACCCTCATACAGCGCCCCGGCCCATCCTACACCCTCCTACAACGCCCCCGCCCACCCAACACCCTCCTACAGCGCCCCAGCCGACCCTACACCCTCCTACAGCGCCCCCGGCCGCCCCAAACCGTCTTACAACGCCCCCGCCCCCGGCTACTCTGCTCCTACCTACCCTGAC ACGCCTCCCCAGTACAACTCCCAGTACGTCGTCAAGGACTACAGCGGCAACGACTTCGGCCACGACGAAACCCGGGACGGCTACGACACCCAGGGCTCCTACTACGTCCAGCTCCCCGACGGTCGTCTGCAGCGGGTGACTTACTACGTGAACGGCGACTCCGGCTACGTAGCGGAGGTCAGCTACGAGGGCGAGGCTCAATACCCCGCCTACCAGCCCGCCCCAGCACCCTCCTACGGCCACGCCCCAGGACCCTCCTACAAGCCTGCCCCAGCACCCTCCTACAAGCCAGTACCGGCACCCTCCTACAAGACCACTCCAACACCCTCCTACAAGCCTGCCCCGGCACCCTCCTACAAGCCAGCCCCGGCACCCTCCTACAAGCCAGCCCCAACACCCTCCTACAAGCCTGCCCCAGCACCCTCCTACAAGCCTGCCCCAGCACCCTCCTACAAGCCAGCCCCGACACCCTCCTACAAGCCAGCCCCGGCACCCTCCTACAAGCCAGCCCCAGCATCCTCTTACAAGCCAGCCCCGGCACCCTCCTACAAGCCAGCCCCAGCACCCTCCTACAAGCCAGCCCCGGCACCCTCCTACAAGCCAGCCCCGGCACCCTCCTACCAGCCAGCCCCAGCACCTTCCTACAAGCCAGCCCCGGCACCTACCTACAAGCCAGCCCCAACACCCTCCTACAAGCCAGccccagcacccacctacaagccAGCCCCAGCACCCTCCTACGGGTCTTCCAGCCTCTCCTACCATGACGATCCTACACCAATCTACCGACCTGCTCAGCCCTCCTATGCTTAA